A DNA window from Methylobacterium sp. NMS14P contains the following coding sequences:
- a CDS encoding transglutaminase-like domain-containing protein: MRIRCGYTLSLDTFAPTSMVLLLNVRPERQSDLRSREDIAFDPPVEARRFRDPFGNVATRILVPGGRIIMSTDFEIEDHGRPDDHAPDAREIPVHDLPDEALPFLLGSRYCDTDKLSQTAWNLFGGVAPGWNRVQAIVDYAHGRLRFDYMQADATRSAFDGHGQQVGVCRDFAHLAITLCRCMNIPARYATGYLGDIGVPKDPAPMDFSAWFEVYLDGPAGPRWYTFDARHNHPRIGRIVMAYGRDATDCAITTSFGPSPLAGFTVVTDEVVEGT, encoded by the coding sequence ATGCGCATCCGTTGCGGCTACACCCTCTCCCTCGACACGTTCGCCCCGACTTCGATGGTGCTGCTGCTCAACGTCCGGCCCGAGCGGCAATCCGACCTGCGCAGCCGCGAGGACATCGCGTTCGATCCGCCGGTCGAGGCCAGGCGGTTCCGCGACCCGTTCGGCAACGTCGCCACGCGCATCCTCGTCCCGGGCGGCCGCATCATCATGTCGACGGACTTCGAGATCGAGGACCACGGCCGGCCCGACGACCACGCGCCGGACGCCCGCGAGATCCCAGTCCACGACTTGCCGGACGAGGCGCTGCCCTTCCTGCTGGGCTCGCGCTACTGCGACACCGACAAGCTCTCGCAGACAGCCTGGAACCTGTTCGGCGGGGTGGCCCCCGGCTGGAACCGTGTCCAGGCCATCGTCGACTACGCGCACGGTCGGCTGCGCTTCGACTATATGCAGGCGGACGCCACCCGCAGCGCCTTCGACGGCCACGGCCAGCAGGTCGGCGTCTGTCGGGACTTCGCCCATCTGGCAATCACGCTCTGCCGGTGCATGAACATCCCGGCGCGCTACGCCACCGGCTACCTCGGCGACATCGGAGTGCCGAAGGACCCCGCGCCGATGGACTTCTCCGCTTGGTTCGAGGTGTACCTCGACGGGCCGGCGGGACCGCGCTGGTACACGTTTGACGCCCGGCACAATCACCCGCGCATCGGTCGCATCGTCATGGCCTACGGTCGCGACGCCACGGACTGCGCGATCACGACGAGCTTCGGACCCTCGCCCCTCGCCGGCTTCACGGTCGTCACGGACGAGGTGGTCGAGGGGACCTGA
- a CDS encoding AI-2E family transporter has product MPTDIAGAPKQPAQVPPPLVPGLRGLLTLAVGVVLVAALYFGREVFVPLVLAVLLSFVLGPVVNLLRRLRLGRVPSVIVAVLLALAVLGGIGAVIGTQVAGLAGNLPQYQSTVQKKFAGLQQGWLGEANRVIAKFSHQVQDATQKADAAGTSAETGPAGETPKAQLVRVQEPELSPLALAEKVLGPVVEPLTTVGIVLVVVVFLLLQREDLRNRMIRLFGSSDLHRTTVAMDDAAGRLGTYFLAQLGMNAAFGVLIGIGLWFIDVPNPLLWGVLSAIMRFIPYIGAIVSGVFPVALAAAVDPGWSMVIATAALFLIAEPVFGQVVEPLLYGHSTGLSPFAVIVSTLFWGFLWGPIGLILATPFTVCLVVLGRHVDSLEFLDVLLGDRPPLTPVENFYQRMLAGDPDEVREIAEGMLKERSLSSYYDEVALKGLQLAANDYARGVVTPAQLENIRSSSRSLVEDFEDHEDGEPSQDAKAVNPADTPTLAERTHAKTEAVPGQAAPREELPDGWRGETPVLCLAGRGPLDEASSAMLAQLLRKHGLGARVAPYQAASREGIRDLDMKDVAMVCVSYLDITGNPSHLRYLLERLRRRAPGVPILVGLWPVGEKVLTDAAVGREVGADAYVSSLREAVEACLRSAGHTSQPDRDAA; this is encoded by the coding sequence ATGCCGACAGACATTGCGGGTGCCCCGAAGCAGCCCGCCCAGGTGCCCCCGCCGCTCGTGCCCGGGCTGCGCGGCCTCCTGACCCTCGCGGTCGGCGTCGTGCTGGTCGCGGCGCTCTACTTCGGGCGCGAGGTATTTGTCCCCCTCGTTCTGGCGGTGCTCCTCAGCTTCGTCCTGGGGCCGGTGGTCAACCTGCTGCGACGCCTAAGGCTTGGTCGGGTGCCCTCCGTCATCGTCGCCGTGCTGCTCGCCCTAGCGGTGCTCGGCGGCATCGGGGCGGTCATCGGCACCCAGGTCGCGGGGCTCGCCGGCAACCTGCCGCAATACCAGTCCACCGTGCAGAAGAAGTTCGCCGGCCTGCAGCAGGGCTGGCTCGGCGAGGCCAACCGGGTCATCGCCAAGTTCAGCCACCAGGTCCAGGACGCGACGCAGAAGGCCGACGCCGCCGGTACGTCCGCCGAGACGGGTCCCGCGGGCGAGACGCCCAAGGCGCAACTCGTCCGCGTCCAGGAGCCCGAGCTCTCGCCGTTGGCCCTGGCCGAGAAGGTGCTCGGCCCGGTCGTCGAGCCGCTGACCACGGTGGGCATCGTGCTCGTCGTGGTGGTGTTCCTGCTCCTGCAGCGCGAGGACCTGCGGAACCGCATGATCCGCCTGTTCGGGTCGAGCGACCTGCACCGCACGACCGTGGCGATGGACGACGCCGCGGGCCGGCTCGGGACCTACTTCCTAGCCCAGCTCGGCATGAACGCCGCCTTCGGCGTGCTGATCGGCATCGGCCTCTGGTTCATCGACGTGCCCAACCCGCTGCTGTGGGGCGTGCTCTCGGCCATCATGCGCTTCATCCCTTATATCGGCGCCATCGTCTCGGGCGTTTTTCCAGTGGCGCTCGCGGCCGCGGTCGACCCGGGCTGGTCGATGGTCATCGCCACCGCGGCGCTGTTCCTGATCGCCGAGCCCGTCTTCGGGCAGGTGGTCGAGCCGCTCCTCTACGGCCACTCCACCGGCCTCTCGCCCTTCGCGGTCATCGTCTCGACCCTGTTCTGGGGGTTCCTGTGGGGGCCCATCGGCCTGATCCTGGCCACCCCGTTCACGGTCTGCCTCGTCGTGCTCGGCCGCCACGTCGACAGTTTGGAGTTCCTCGACGTCCTGCTGGGCGACCGGCCGCCGCTGACGCCGGTGGAGAACTTCTACCAGCGCATGCTCGCCGGCGACCCGGACGAGGTCCGCGAGATCGCCGAGGGGATGCTGAAGGAGCGCTCGCTCTCCTCGTACTACGACGAGGTGGCACTCAAGGGCCTGCAGCTCGCCGCCAACGACTACGCCCGAGGGGTCGTAACACCGGCGCAGCTTGAGAACATCCGCTCCTCGTCGCGTTCCCTCGTCGAGGACTTCGAGGACCACGAAGACGGCGAGCCGAGCCAGGACGCGAAGGCCGTGAACCCGGCCGACACCCCGACGCTGGCCGAGAGGACGCACGCCAAGACCGAGGCCGTGCCCGGCCAGGCGGCGCCTCGCGAGGAGCTCCCGGATGGCTGGCGCGGGGAGACGCCGGTCCTCTGCCTCGCCGGCCGCGGCCCCCTCGACGAGGCGTCGTCCGCGATGCTGGCGCAACTGCTGCGCAAGCACGGCCTGGGGGCCCGGGTCGCCCCGTACCAAGCCGCCTCGCGCGAGGGCATCCGCGATCTTGACATGAAGGACGTGGCGATGGTCTGCGTCTCCTACCTCGACATCACCGGCAATCCCTCGCACCTGCGCTACCTGCTGGAGCGGTTGCGGCGGCGGGCGCCAGGCGTGCCGATCCTGGTCGGCCTGTGGCCGGTGGGCGAGAAGGTTCTCACCGACGCGGCCGTGGGGCGCGAGGTCGGCGCGGATGCCTACGTGTCGTCGCTACGCGAGGCGGTCGAAGCATGCCTCCGGTCTGCCGGCCACACGAGCCAGCCTGACCGGGACGCCGCATGA
- a CDS encoding alpha/beta hydrolase, with translation MLLPVAAVETAPGTSLVDMLVATTRKSASDRGVLFSGERGDAVTYTDLAVSIPPDATRQPGSVQWPKSLPGNPATDFVALRADPVDRSKVAAWTGRAVRRGVKRHVLVFVHGFNNKFEDAVFRFAQIVHDSGAEVAPVLFTWPSKGSVLAYGYDRESTNFSRNGLETLLRDLAKDPNVGEVTVLAHSMGNWLTLESLRQMAIRDRRVAPKIRNVILAAPDVDMDLAREAFRDMGPDRPRLTLMVSGDDQALAVSRLVWGDSVRLGAIDPSVEPYRSELERQNIGVLNLSSVKGDDPLNHGKFASGDVVALLGKRLADGQPISDGQVGIGDRLVSTAAGAASTVATGAALAVAAPVAIVDPQTRETYGEHLSNVGSGLRDTVGSTVDLAGAPVRAMTGSR, from the coding sequence GTGCTGCTTCCGGTCGCCGCCGTCGAAACGGCCCCCGGCACCTCGCTGGTCGACATGCTGGTGGCGACGACCCGCAAGTCGGCCAGCGACCGCGGCGTGCTGTTCTCCGGCGAGCGTGGCGACGCCGTCACCTATACCGACCTCGCCGTCTCCATCCCGCCCGACGCCACACGCCAGCCCGGCTCCGTGCAGTGGCCGAAGTCGCTCCCCGGGAACCCGGCCACCGATTTCGTCGCCCTGCGCGCCGATCCGGTCGACCGCTCGAAGGTCGCGGCCTGGACCGGCCGGGCCGTCCGACGCGGGGTCAAGCGCCACGTGCTGGTCTTCGTGCACGGCTTCAACAACAAGTTCGAGGACGCCGTCTTCCGCTTCGCGCAGATCGTCCACGATTCCGGGGCCGAGGTCGCGCCCGTGCTGTTCACGTGGCCGTCCAAGGGCAGCGTACTGGCCTACGGCTACGACCGGGAGAGCACCAACTTCTCGCGCAACGGCCTGGAGACGCTGCTGCGGGATCTGGCCAAGGATCCGAACGTCGGAGAGGTCACGGTGCTCGCACACTCGATGGGCAACTGGCTGACGCTGGAGAGCCTGCGCCAGATGGCCATCCGCGACCGGCGCGTGGCGCCCAAGATCCGCAACGTCATCCTCGCTGCCCCGGACGTCGACATGGACCTAGCCCGCGAGGCGTTCCGCGACATGGGTCCGGACCGGCCGCGCCTGACGCTGATGGTGTCGGGCGACGATCAGGCCTTGGCGGTGTCGCGGCTCGTCTGGGGGGACAGCGTGCGGCTGGGCGCCATCGACCCGTCCGTCGAGCCCTACAGGTCCGAGCTGGAGCGCCAGAACATCGGTGTCCTGAACCTCTCGTCCGTGAAGGGCGACGACCCGCTGAACCACGGCAAGTTCGCCTCCGGTGACGTTGTCGCCCTTTTGGGAAAGCGCCTCGCGGACGGCCAGCCGATCTCCGACGGGCAGGTCGGCATCGGCGACCGGCTGGTGAGCACGGCGGCCGGGGCCGCCTCCACGGTCGCGACCGGTGCGGCTCTGGCGGTCGCGGCCCCGGTGGCCATCGTCGACCCGCAGACGCGCGAGACCTACGGCGAGCACCTGTCCAACGTCGGCTCCGGCCTGCGGGACACGGTCGGTTCGACGGTCGACCTGGCCGGTGCACCCGTGCGGGCCATGACCGGCAGCCGCTGA
- a CDS encoding DUF1236 domain-containing protein yields the protein MAGKVRLVVAAAMVAWAAAAQAQGLERGAQEGANRGEMIAVPLGAVVGGAVGAAVGTANGILGIDRRERFRIYATGERRPSFAYPGTLKVGTVLPDDGVVYYDVPPEFALPRYNYTVVNDHPVLVDPRTRRVVEIID from the coding sequence ATGGCAGGCAAGGTGCGACTAGTGGTTGCGGCGGCGATGGTGGCATGGGCGGCGGCGGCCCAGGCCCAAGGGCTGGAACGCGGCGCGCAGGAAGGAGCGAACCGCGGCGAGATGATCGCCGTGCCGCTGGGCGCCGTCGTGGGCGGTGCGGTCGGTGCGGCGGTGGGCACGGCCAATGGCATCCTCGGCATCGACCGGCGTGAGCGCTTCCGCATCTACGCCACGGGCGAGCGGCGTCCGTCCTTCGCCTATCCGGGCACCCTTAAGGTCGGAACCGTGCTGCCTGATGACGGTGTCGTCTACTACGACGTGCCCCCCGAGTTCGCCCTGCCGCGCTACAACTACACCGTCGTGAACGACCATCCGGTGCTAGTGGACCCGCGCACACGCCGGGTTGTCGAGATCATCGACTAG
- a CDS encoding ATP-binding protein, producing MTDPTPLPSEVGNARRLDALHDYAILDTPPEQGFDDIVELARLTCAVPVSLVSLVAGDRQWFKARSGFDPCETTLDKSVCAHALAEPDLLVIPDLTQDPRTRDNPLVTGEPHLRFYAGAPLQAPGGERLGSLCVIDLEPRPAGLTEAHATALRALAGQVMTQMDLRRAMVERERVLAGQAALIAQQNALISTQAAITRANGDRDIILDVLVAGVMKAVPQAEGGVIEMREGDELVYRSTRGTLADHAGLRVPVDGSLSGHCLKTSKPVLCPDVTLDPRVRQELVPMLALRSAVCVPIARGNETIGVLKLQSSRPGAFTGRELRVAVLFAGTVPAGLAEAGEAEARRGIRTGEATLRTVMETLPVGVLIAQAPSGRIIGHNARAAAILGHGLAPAQPGEGPARWVGFHPDGRPVALGEWPLLRVTRDGERRAELEVDYQRGDGTRAWVNFTAAPMFDHDGRQMGGVVVVTDIDGRKRDELDLAAAKKVAEEANRAKSEFLANMSHELRTPLSAVIGYSEMLQEEMEDLGQEDLLPDMRKIEANARHLLGLINDVLDLSKIEAERMETYVEDFAVETVVRDVASTVEALVARKGNTLTLDLGTDLGEARTDVTKLRQCLINLLSNAAKFTEDGQVRLSAARDERDGGAWLTFAVSDTGIGMSPEQQSRLFERFTQADASTTRRFGGTGLGLSITRAFAGMLGGDIAVASEPGRGTTFTVSVPTCITGTNDEVPSAIDDAGPITVDAAGDGVVLVVDDDAATRELLARFLERDGYRVAVAADGKEGLDKARSLVPRVILLDVTMPQIDGWAVLRTIRRDAALQETPVVMVTVLDEQSRAYALGATDYLQKPVDWNELHTVMDRFRPRTVAPERGPPSR from the coding sequence ATGACCGATCCGACGCCGCTGCCATCCGAAGTCGGGAACGCTCGTCGCCTCGACGCCCTGCACGACTATGCCATCCTCGACACGCCGCCAGAACAGGGGTTCGACGACATCGTCGAGCTGGCGCGCCTGACCTGCGCGGTTCCCGTGTCCCTCGTCAGCCTCGTTGCGGGCGACCGGCAGTGGTTCAAGGCCCGCTCGGGCTTCGACCCCTGCGAGACCACGTTGGACAAGTCGGTCTGCGCGCATGCCCTGGCCGAGCCAGACCTCCTGGTCATTCCGGACCTGACGCAGGACCCGCGGACGCGCGACAACCCGCTCGTCACCGGCGAGCCGCACCTGCGCTTCTACGCTGGGGCCCCCTTGCAGGCACCGGGAGGGGAGCGCCTCGGCAGCCTATGCGTGATCGATCTCGAACCGCGTCCGGCCGGGCTGACCGAGGCTCACGCCACGGCGCTCCGGGCGCTGGCCGGTCAGGTCATGACCCAGATGGACCTGCGTCGAGCCATGGTCGAGCGCGAGCGCGTCCTCGCAGGCCAGGCGGCGCTGATCGCGCAGCAGAACGCGCTGATCTCCACGCAGGCGGCCATCACCAGGGCGAACGGTGACCGGGACATCATCCTCGACGTCCTCGTGGCCGGTGTGATGAAGGCGGTGCCCCAGGCCGAGGGCGGCGTCATCGAGATGCGCGAGGGTGACGAACTCGTCTACCGCTCGACACGCGGGACGCTCGCGGACCATGCGGGCCTCCGGGTACCCGTCGATGGCAGCCTATCGGGCCATTGCCTCAAGACCTCCAAGCCGGTGCTTTGTCCGGACGTCACCTTGGACCCCCGTGTCAGGCAGGAGCTCGTCCCGATGCTCGCCCTGCGGTCGGCCGTGTGCGTGCCCATCGCCCGAGGGAACGAGACCATCGGCGTCCTGAAGCTCCAGTCGAGCCGACCCGGCGCCTTCACGGGCCGGGAGCTGCGCGTCGCCGTCCTTTTCGCCGGGACCGTCCCAGCTGGCTTGGCCGAGGCCGGCGAGGCCGAGGCGCGGCGCGGCATCCGTACCGGCGAGGCGACCCTGCGCACCGTGATGGAGACGCTCCCTGTCGGCGTCCTGATCGCGCAGGCCCCTTCCGGCCGTATCATAGGGCACAATGCGCGCGCCGCCGCCATCCTCGGGCACGGGCTGGCCCCGGCGCAGCCCGGCGAGGGGCCGGCCCGCTGGGTCGGGTTTCACCCGGACGGGCGCCCCGTTGCCCTGGGCGAGTGGCCGCTCCTGCGGGTGACCCGGGACGGCGAGCGCCGGGCTGAACTGGAGGTCGACTACCAACGGGGCGACGGCACGCGTGCTTGGGTCAATTTCACCGCCGCCCCGATGTTCGACCACGATGGCCGCCAGATGGGTGGCGTAGTGGTCGTCACCGATATCGACGGGCGTAAGCGGGACGAGCTCGACCTCGCCGCCGCCAAGAAGGTCGCCGAGGAGGCCAACAGGGCCAAGAGCGAGTTCCTGGCGAACATGAGCCACGAGCTGCGCACCCCGCTCTCGGCGGTCATCGGCTATTCCGAGATGCTGCAGGAGGAGATGGAGGATCTCGGCCAGGAGGACCTGCTGCCCGACATGCGCAAGATCGAGGCGAACGCGCGCCACCTGCTCGGACTCATCAACGACGTCCTCGACCTCTCGAAGATCGAGGCGGAGCGGATGGAGACCTACGTCGAGGACTTCGCGGTCGAGACAGTGGTCCGCGACGTCGCCTCGACGGTGGAGGCTCTCGTCGCCCGCAAGGGCAACACGCTGACCCTCGACCTCGGCACCGACCTCGGCGAGGCGCGCACCGACGTGACCAAGCTGCGCCAGTGTCTGATCAACCTCCTAAGCAACGCGGCAAAGTTCACCGAGGACGGGCAGGTTAGGCTGTCGGCGGCGCGGGACGAACGAGATGGAGGAGCCTGGCTGACGTTCGCGGTCTCCGACACTGGCATCGGCATGTCCCCGGAACAGCAGTCGCGGCTGTTCGAGCGCTTCACCCAGGCCGACGCATCGACCACGCGCAGGTTCGGCGGCACGGGCCTCGGCCTGTCCATCACCCGGGCGTTCGCGGGAATGCTGGGCGGAGACATCGCGGTGGCAAGCGAACCGGGGCGGGGCACGACCTTCACGGTCTCGGTGCCGACGTGCATCACCGGCACGAACGATGAGGTCCCCTCTGCAATCGACGATGCGGGTCCCATCACCGTGGATGCGGCCGGCGACGGTGTCGTCCTCGTTGTGGATGACGACGCGGCGACGCGGGAACTCCTGGCCCGCTTCCTGGAACGGGACGGATACCGGGTTGCGGTGGCGGCGGATGGCAAGGAAGGCTTGGACAAGGCCCGGAGCCTCGTGCCGCGCGTCATCCTCCTCGACGTGACGATGCCTCAGATAGATGGGTGGGCGGTCCTGCGCACCATCCGGCGCGATGCGGCCCTGCAGGAGACGCCCGTCGTCATGGTGACGGTCCTCGACGAGCAGAGCCGCGCCTACGCGCTGGGCGCCACCGACTACCTGCAGAAGCCGGTGGATTGGAACGAACTCCACACGGTGATGGACCGGTTCCGCCCACGGACCGTCGCCCCGGAGCGAGGGCCGCCTAGTCGATGA
- a CDS encoding GCG_CRPN prefix-to-repeats domain-containing protein, with protein MMGLKVMGLAGLIGAGFASSAAVAAPVGYGFGPPEREAFVERVAGGCGPGFHPNPWGRCRPNDWGRGGWGGPRGDYGYGYRGPDHGGYGGYGRGPNGYDGPRRFYGGY; from the coding sequence ATGATGGGCTTGAAGGTGATGGGCCTCGCCGGTTTGATCGGAGCAGGTTTCGCCTCCTCGGCGGCCGTTGCCGCCCCGGTCGGATACGGGTTCGGGCCGCCCGAGCGTGAGGCATTCGTCGAGCGGGTCGCCGGCGGCTGCGGTCCCGGCTTCCACCCCAACCCCTGGGGGCGCTGCCGCCCGAACGATTGGGGCCGGGGAGGCTGGGGCGGACCGCGGGGCGATTACGGATACGGCTACCGCGGCCCGGACCACGGTGGGTATGGCGGCTACGGCCGTGGCCCTAACGGCTACGATGGCCCGCGGCGGTTCTACGGCGGATACTAA
- a CDS encoding DUF3606 domain-containing protein — protein MQDERTHLDIHDRSSRETYARQFGVSEDQLRKAVRLVGSRISTLRGHLKRPA, from the coding sequence ATGCAGGACGAACGCACCCATCTCGACATTCACGACCGATCCAGCCGCGAGACCTACGCACGACAGTTCGGGGTCAGCGAGGACCAGTTGCGCAAGGCCGTGCGGCTCGTCGGAAGCCGTATCAGCACGCTGCGAGGCCACCTCAAGCGCCCCGCTTGA
- a CDS encoding cation:proton antiporter yields the protein MEPHVFVVAGFGALVLLTAWLPMVLRALPLSLPICCVVAGAALSLVPPFAGLARHPAEHIRLVEHATEAVVVISLMGAGLKIDRLIGWKRWATTWRMLGIAMPLTIAALAVLASTLLGLGAAASLLLGASLAPTDPVLASDVQVGHPSEGQEDEMRFALTSEAGLNDGLAFPFVNLAIALASGGLSLGHWLAVDVAWKVAVGAVLGALVGRALGWLTFHLPNVSKLSRTGDGFVALGVTCLAYGIVQAVDGYGFVGVFAAALALRASNSGHDYHRKMHDYAEELERLLMMVLLVGFGFALTGGGLLGGLTWPAAVFVVLALLIVRPLCGWVGLAGSGLPTEERAVISFFGIRGLGTMYYVAYAFGHASFEAPDLIWATVGLAVLVSIVMHGITVTPVLRHLDHRSGRDTESGQLDLALRDPQPR from the coding sequence ATGGAACCTCACGTCTTCGTCGTCGCCGGTTTCGGCGCACTCGTCCTGCTCACGGCGTGGTTGCCGATGGTCCTGCGGGCGCTGCCGCTGTCCCTCCCCATCTGCTGTGTCGTGGCGGGCGCGGCGCTGTCCCTCGTCCCACCTTTCGCCGGGCTGGCGCGACACCCGGCCGAGCACATTCGCTTGGTCGAGCACGCGACCGAGGCCGTCGTCGTCATCTCGTTGATGGGCGCCGGGCTGAAGATCGACCGGCTGATCGGCTGGAAGCGCTGGGCGACGACGTGGCGGATGCTCGGCATAGCCATGCCGCTGACCATCGCGGCCCTTGCCGTCCTGGCGTCCACCCTCCTCGGGCTCGGGGCGGCGGCGTCCCTGCTGCTCGGCGCGTCGCTCGCACCGACCGATCCGGTGCTCGCCTCCGACGTTCAGGTCGGGCATCCCTCGGAGGGGCAGGAGGACGAGATGCGGTTCGCGCTCACCTCCGAGGCCGGGTTGAACGACGGCCTCGCCTTCCCTTTCGTCAACCTCGCCATCGCCCTTGCCAGCGGTGGCCTGTCCCTCGGGCATTGGCTGGCCGTCGACGTCGCGTGGAAGGTCGCGGTCGGGGCGGTCCTGGGTGCGCTGGTCGGCCGGGCGCTGGGATGGCTGACCTTCCACCTGCCCAACGTCTCCAAGCTCTCGCGAACCGGCGACGGTTTCGTGGCGCTCGGTGTGACCTGCCTCGCCTACGGCATCGTCCAGGCGGTCGACGGCTACGGGTTCGTCGGGGTCTTCGCAGCGGCGTTGGCCTTGCGGGCATCGAACAGCGGCCACGACTACCATCGCAAGATGCACGACTACGCGGAGGAACTCGAACGCCTGCTGATGATGGTCCTCCTCGTGGGATTCGGCTTCGCGCTGACCGGTGGGGGGCTCCTGGGGGGCCTGACTTGGCCCGCGGCCGTCTTCGTGGTCCTCGCCCTGCTCATCGTCCGTCCCTTGTGCGGGTGGGTCGGACTGGCCGGTTCAGGGCTGCCGACCGAGGAACGGGCCGTGATCTCCTTCTTCGGCATCCGCGGCCTGGGCACGATGTACTACGTCGCGTACGCGTTCGGGCATGCTTCCTTCGAGGCGCCGGACCTTATCTGGGCGACGGTCGGACTGGCGGTGCTGGTCTCCATCGTCATGCACGGGATCACCGTCACGCCGGTGCTGCGCCACCTAGACCACCGCAGCGGCCGCGACACGGAGAGCGGCCAGCTCGACCTTGCGCTCCGGGACCCCCAGCCGCGGTGA
- a CDS encoding CorA family divalent cation transporter, which translates to MAFDAEGRGRTITVSEATADLDAFGGGFVWLHYDLDATDLVRPSREGKLGPARLAEAVFAPDEHQRVTVEGDHIAGVVADLARPGAKPVPAGRLHFVMGPRSLVSGRRGPAESPDATREAVGRGDTAASPVLLLEILVGHVVSAMALTGQRLSDALDGIEDHVLDGRPRDDRRRLGPVRRNAVRLHRQITGLAAVFHRLETDGATADVHGPAMAAAARLAQRLDALDRDMSLQAERARLLQEEVSERTAEEANRQLYTLSVLSALFLPPTFITGLFGMNVKGLPFTDAPHGFGVVSVLAAVSAVAAYAVIRGLGIRGPRR; encoded by the coding sequence ATGGCGTTCGATGCCGAGGGGCGGGGGCGGACCATTACGGTGTCGGAGGCGACGGCGGACCTCGACGCGTTCGGCGGCGGCTTCGTCTGGCTGCACTACGATCTGGATGCTACTGACCTCGTTCGGCCTTCGCGTGAAGGCAAGCTCGGCCCTGCCCGGCTCGCCGAGGCGGTGTTCGCACCCGACGAGCACCAGCGCGTCACGGTCGAGGGCGACCACATCGCCGGTGTCGTCGCCGACCTCGCCAGGCCCGGCGCGAAGCCGGTCCCTGCCGGCAGGCTCCACTTCGTCATGGGGCCACGCAGCCTCGTCAGCGGCCGACGTGGACCGGCGGAGAGCCCGGACGCGACGCGGGAAGCGGTCGGTCGGGGTGACACCGCCGCCTCACCCGTCCTGCTGCTGGAGATCCTGGTCGGTCACGTCGTCTCGGCGATGGCATTGACTGGGCAGCGTCTCTCGGATGCCCTCGACGGGATCGAGGACCACGTCCTCGACGGGCGCCCTCGTGACGACCGTCGCCGCCTCGGGCCGGTGCGGCGCAACGCGGTGCGGCTGCATCGGCAGATCACCGGTCTCGCCGCGGTGTTCCACCGCCTGGAGACGGACGGGGCAACGGCGGACGTGCACGGGCCGGCGATGGCCGCAGCGGCCCGCCTGGCGCAACGGCTCGACGCTCTCGACCGCGACATGAGCCTGCAGGCGGAGCGTGCCCGGCTGCTTCAGGAGGAGGTATCCGAGCGGACGGCCGAGGAGGCGAACCGTCAGCTCTACACGCTGTCGGTCCTCTCGGCCCTGTTCCTGCCCCCGACCTTCATCACCGGGCTGTTCGGGATGAACGTCAAGGGCCTGCCCTTCACCGATGCCCCCCACGGGTTCGGTGTCGTCTCCGTGCTCGCCGCGGTGTCGGCCGTGGCGGCCTACGCCGTCATCCGGGGCCTCGGGATACGCGGTCCCAGACGGTGA